A single Rubrivivax gelatinosus IL144 DNA region contains:
- a CDS encoding aminotransferase-like domain-containing protein — protein MFAIQPESSTPLVTQIVEGFRRLIAEQVLKPGAKLPSIRAFAAMHSVSVFTVVEAYDRLVAQGWLVSRSNEGFFVKRRADAAPLEGPSTDLSFDHRWYLQQIFESRTLVVKAGCGWLPNDWLFEDGVRRSLRQLASDGAELGGYGLPHGHLALRVMLAETMAERQIVAGAQNVLLTQGSSQALDLAARHLLKPGDAALVDDPGYPNLMYMLRILGVRLVPVPRTPGGYDLPALEAAIAAHAPKAFFTQPRLQSPTNSIAPLAQLHRVLQLAEAHGLTIVENDIYADLDPEPRPSLASLDQLRRVIHVGSYSKTISPNIRVGFLLGGEDLLRDLAGLKMIAGLTSSDLTERLAFGALVEGRWRKHLKSLRDRLAAAHGVVGQRLLQLGFELFSEPKAGLYLWARHPDLLDGAELSRAAAAHGIMLGPGELFLVDRRPTGWMRFNVAFSNDERLWRFLGEQIDARLRSAAGD, from the coding sequence ATGTTCGCGATCCAACCCGAGTCGTCCACGCCGCTGGTCACGCAGATCGTCGAGGGCTTCCGTCGCCTGATCGCCGAGCAGGTGCTCAAACCCGGCGCCAAGCTGCCGTCGATCCGCGCCTTCGCGGCGATGCACTCGGTCAGCGTCTTCACCGTCGTCGAGGCCTACGACCGGCTCGTGGCCCAGGGCTGGCTGGTGTCGCGCTCCAACGAAGGCTTCTTCGTCAAGCGCCGTGCCGACGCCGCGCCGCTGGAAGGGCCGAGCACCGACCTCAGCTTCGACCACCGCTGGTACCTGCAGCAGATCTTCGAGAGCCGCACCCTGGTGGTGAAAGCCGGCTGCGGCTGGCTGCCCAACGACTGGCTGTTCGAGGACGGCGTGCGCCGCAGCCTGCGCCAGCTGGCCAGCGACGGCGCCGAACTCGGCGGCTACGGCCTTCCGCACGGCCATCTGGCGCTGCGCGTGATGCTGGCCGAGACCATGGCCGAGCGCCAGATCGTCGCCGGCGCGCAGAACGTGCTGCTGACCCAGGGCTCCAGCCAGGCGCTGGACCTGGCCGCGCGCCACCTGCTGAAGCCCGGCGACGCCGCGCTGGTCGACGACCCCGGCTACCCGAACCTGATGTACATGCTGCGCATCCTCGGGGTGCGCCTGGTGCCGGTGCCGCGCACGCCCGGCGGCTACGACCTGCCGGCGCTGGAGGCGGCGATCGCCGCGCACGCGCCGAAGGCCTTCTTCACCCAGCCGCGGCTGCAGAGCCCGACGAACTCGATCGCGCCGCTGGCCCAGTTGCACCGCGTGCTGCAGCTGGCCGAGGCCCACGGGCTGACGATCGTCGAGAACGACATCTACGCCGACCTCGACCCCGAGCCGCGGCCCTCGCTGGCCAGCCTCGACCAGCTGCGCCGCGTGATCCACGTCGGCAGCTACTCGAAGACGATCTCGCCGAACATCCGCGTCGGCTTCCTGCTCGGCGGCGAGGACCTGCTGCGCGACCTGGCCGGGCTGAAGATGATCGCCGGGCTCACCAGCTCCGACCTCACCGAGCGCCTGGCTTTCGGCGCGCTGGTCGAAGGCCGCTGGCGCAAGCACCTGAAGTCGCTGCGCGACCGGCTGGCGGCGGCGCACGGCGTCGTCGGCCAGCGCCTGCTGCAGCTGGGCTTCGAGCTCTTCAGCGAACCCAAGGCCGGGCTCTACCTCTGGGCGCGGCACCCCGACCTGCTCGACGGCGCCGAGCTGTCGCGTGCCGCGGCGGCGCACGGCATCATGCTCGGCCCGGGCGAGCTGTTCCTCGTCGACCGCCGGCCCACCGGCTGGATGCGCTTCAACGTCGCCTTCAGCAACGACGAGCGGCTGTGGCGCTTCCTCGGCGAGCAGATCGACGCCCGCCTGCGCTCGGCGGCGGGCGACTGA